A genomic segment from Streptomyces sp. NBC_01233 encodes:
- a CDS encoding histidine phosphatase family protein — MSASTSGKSARKIVLWRHGQTAWNLERRFQGSTDIELTDAGVAQARRSARLLASLKPDAIVASDLQRASATAAELASVTGLPVHHDAALRETYAGEWQGLTHDEIIGKYGEQYAAWKRGEPVRRGGGELETEVADRAAPVVLAHADRLPQGGTLVVVSHGGTIRTTIGRLLGLNAYDWEGLGGLSNCCWSVLGEGARGWRLLEHNAGTLPEPVLGDDD, encoded by the coding sequence CTGAGCGCGAGCACCTCGGGCAAGTCCGCACGCAAGATCGTCCTCTGGCGGCACGGCCAGACCGCGTGGAACCTGGAGCGGCGCTTCCAGGGCTCCACGGACATCGAGCTGACCGATGCGGGTGTGGCGCAGGCGCGCCGCTCCGCGCGGCTGCTCGCCTCGCTGAAGCCGGATGCCATCGTGGCCTCCGACCTGCAGCGCGCCTCCGCCACGGCGGCCGAACTGGCCTCCGTCACGGGGCTGCCCGTGCACCACGACGCGGCGCTGCGCGAGACGTACGCCGGCGAGTGGCAGGGCCTCACGCACGACGAGATCATCGGGAAGTACGGCGAGCAGTACGCGGCGTGGAAGCGCGGCGAACCGGTCCGCCGCGGCGGCGGTGAGCTGGAGACCGAGGTCGCCGACCGCGCCGCGCCGGTGGTCCTGGCGCACGCCGACCGGCTGCCGCAGGGCGGCACCCTCGTCGTGGTCAGCCACGGCGGCACCATCCGTACGACGATCGGGCGCCTGCTGGGCCTGAACGCGTACGACTGGGAGGGCCTGGGCGGGCTCTCCAACTGCTGCTGGTCCGTCCTCGGTGAGGGCGCGCGCGGCTGGCGCCTGTTGGAGCACAACGCCGGCACCCTGCCGGAACCGGTGCTCGGCGACGACGACTGA
- the rsfS gene encoding ribosome silencing factor: protein MTATDRSIELITAAAQAAADRLAHDIIAYDVSDVLSITDAFLLASAPNDRQVKSIVDEIEERLLKELGAKPVRREGDRDARWILLDYVDIVVHVQHSEERVFYALERLWKDCPEIELPEDAKLTIGKAEEHAKLREAAGDDDLDGDLF from the coding sequence GTGACCGCCACGGACCGCTCCATCGAGCTCATCACCGCCGCCGCCCAGGCCGCGGCCGACCGGCTCGCGCACGACATCATCGCGTACGACGTCAGCGACGTGCTGTCGATCACCGACGCCTTCCTGCTCGCCTCGGCGCCCAACGACCGCCAGGTCAAGTCGATCGTCGACGAGATCGAGGAGCGCCTGCTCAAGGAGCTCGGCGCCAAGCCGGTGCGCCGGGAGGGCGACCGCGACGCCCGCTGGATCCTGCTCGACTACGTCGACATCGTCGTCCACGTCCAGCACAGCGAGGAGCGGGTCTTCTACGCGCTGGAGCGCCTGTGGAAGGACTGCCCCGAGATCGAGCTGCCCGAGGACGCCAAGCTCACCATCGGCAAGGCCGAGGAGCACGCCAAGCTGCGCGAGGCGGCGGGCGACGACGATCTGGACGGTGATCTGTTCTGA
- a CDS encoding LCP family protein, translating into MNDRQDPYDPYAAQEQQLIGYDAYGRPVYGQVPAQPAPPAPQYEQQQYGYDYQGYAQPQQPQQPQQQYYAPQPAAQEYGQQDYAQAPGYGYDTRQTQQWIPQQAAPQQAAPEPPAPAERRTAQVPEPRRPDGEPEAGRDYRTEMFAFIDQPDEDSEDVIDWLKFTESRTERREEARRRGRNRVVALIVVLAVFVVGGLGYLWYAGKLPFLDGPGQDRSGATAAAGAQKRDMIVVHLHNTKKGGTSSALLVDNVTTKQGATVLLPNALGVTSQDGSATALGKAVEEGGLGTREALDSVLGTQIGGTWRLDTPFLENLVELVGGIEVDTDTAVPADDAAKTPAVAQGQKQSLSGPMAVAYATYRGQGEPETKQLERVGKVLQAVLRKLPSDPKAAAVTVESIGQILDPALNAQTLGALLARLGEHAKVGAYRTDLLAVKADGTLTDEANKKVVKEVLGGSAAAAQPGAAPRVGLKDATGDEKTQVAAKAALLNGGYTFVDGGKADKTAAASQITYQDDAQRDRAIEVAKTLGLPETVVKKAENVVNAEVVVILGKDYKAS; encoded by the coding sequence GTGAACGACCGACAGGATCCGTACGACCCGTATGCCGCCCAGGAGCAGCAGCTCATCGGCTACGACGCGTACGGGCGGCCGGTGTACGGCCAGGTGCCCGCGCAGCCCGCTCCGCCCGCGCCGCAGTACGAGCAGCAGCAGTACGGCTACGACTACCAGGGCTACGCCCAGCCGCAGCAGCCGCAGCAGCCGCAGCAGCAGTACTACGCGCCGCAGCCGGCCGCCCAGGAGTACGGGCAGCAGGACTACGCGCAGGCCCCCGGCTACGGCTACGACACGCGGCAGACCCAGCAGTGGATCCCGCAGCAGGCCGCCCCGCAGCAGGCCGCCCCCGAGCCGCCGGCCCCGGCCGAGCGCCGGACCGCCCAGGTCCCCGAGCCGCGCCGGCCCGACGGCGAGCCCGAGGCGGGCCGGGACTACCGCACCGAGATGTTCGCCTTCATCGACCAGCCGGACGAGGACTCCGAGGACGTCATCGACTGGCTCAAGTTCACCGAGAGCCGGACCGAGCGCCGCGAGGAGGCCCGCCGCCGCGGCCGCAACCGGGTGGTGGCGCTGATCGTCGTCCTCGCCGTGTTCGTCGTCGGCGGCCTCGGATACCTCTGGTACGCGGGCAAGCTGCCCTTCCTCGACGGCCCCGGCCAGGACAGGAGCGGCGCGACCGCCGCCGCCGGGGCGCAGAAGCGCGACATGATCGTCGTCCACCTGCACAACACCAAGAAGGGCGGCACCTCCTCGGCGCTGCTCGTCGACAACGTCACCACCAAGCAGGGCGCCACCGTCCTGCTCCCGAACGCCCTCGGCGTCACCAGCCAGGACGGTTCCGCGACGGCGCTCGGCAAGGCGGTCGAGGAGGGCGGCCTCGGCACCCGCGAGGCCCTCGACTCGGTGCTCGGCACCCAGATCGGCGGCACCTGGCGGCTCGACACCCCCTTCCTGGAGAACCTGGTCGAGCTGGTCGGCGGCATCGAGGTCGACACCGACACCGCGGTCCCCGCCGACGACGCGGCCAAGACCCCGGCCGTGGCCCAGGGCCAGAAGCAGAGCCTGAGCGGCCCCATGGCCGTCGCGTACGCCACGTACCGCGGCCAGGGCGAACCGGAGACCAAGCAGCTGGAGCGCGTGGGCAAGGTGCTCCAGGCGGTCCTGCGCAAGCTCCCGAGCGACCCGAAGGCGGCGGCCGTGACGGTCGAGAGCATCGGCCAGATCCTCGACCCGGCCCTGAACGCGCAGACCCTGGGTGCCCTGCTGGCCCGGCTCGGCGAACACGCCAAGGTGGGTGCGTACCGCACCGACCTCCTCGCCGTGAAGGCGGACGGCACCCTCACGGACGAGGCCAACAAGAAGGTCGTCAAGGAGGTGCTCGGCGGCTCCGCCGCCGCGGCGCAGCCCGGCGCCGCCCCGCGCGTCGGCCTCAAGGACGCCACCGGCGACGAGAAGACGCAGGTCGCGGCGAAGGCGGCGCTGTTGAACGGCGGCTACACCTTCGTGGACGGCGGCAAGGCCGACAAGACCGCGGCCGCCTCCCAGATCACGTACCAGGACGACGCGCAGCGGGACCGTGCGATCGAGGTCGCCAAGACGCTGGGGCTGCCCGAGACGGTCGTGAAGAAGGCCGAGAACGTGGTGAACGCGGAGGTCGTGGTGATCCTGGGCAAGGACTACAAGGCGTCCTGA
- the nadD gene encoding nicotinate-nucleotide adenylyltransferase: MGEQEMPTGPVKRRLGVMGGTFDPIHHGHLVAASEVAALFHLDEVVFVPTGEPWQKSQWAVSPAEDRYLMTVIATASNPQFSVSRIDIDRGGPTYTIDTLRDLKALNDDADLFFITGADALAQILTWRNADELFSLAHFIGVTRPGHVLTDDGLPEGGVSLVEVPALAISSTDCRARVAQGDPVWYLVPDGVVRYIDKRELYRGA, encoded by the coding sequence ATGGGAGAGCAGGAGATGCCTACCGGTCCGGTCAAGCGCCGGCTCGGCGTGATGGGCGGGACGTTCGACCCGATCCACCACGGACACCTGGTGGCCGCCAGCGAGGTGGCCGCCCTTTTCCACCTCGACGAGGTGGTGTTCGTGCCGACGGGTGAGCCGTGGCAGAAGTCGCAGTGGGCCGTCTCGCCCGCCGAGGACCGCTACCTGATGACGGTCATCGCCACGGCTTCGAACCCCCAGTTCTCGGTCAGCCGCATCGACATCGACCGCGGCGGGCCGACGTACACGATCGACACCCTGCGGGACCTCAAGGCGCTGAACGACGACGCCGACCTGTTCTTCATCACGGGTGCCGACGCGCTCGCACAGATCCTGACCTGGCGGAACGCCGACGAGCTCTTCTCGCTCGCCCATTTCATCGGCGTCACCAGGCCGGGCCACGTCCTCACCGACGACGGGCTGCCCGAGGGCGGCGTCTCCCTGGTCGAGGTGCCCGCGCTGGCGATCTCGTCCACGGACTGCCGTGCGAGGGTGGCCCAGGGGGATCCTGTCTGGTACTTGGTGCCGGACGGCGTCGTGCGCTACATCGACAAGCGTGAGCTGTACCGGGGAGCCTGA
- a CDS encoding M48 family metallopeptidase, with protein MTETGFEKAPARDRRRFPGISSRAYEHPADRSALVALRKLTGFDTVFKALSGLLPERSLRLLFLSDSVRVGETQFPHLYAMLRDACYILDLEKVPQMYVQQDPKPNAMCIGLDEPIIVVSTSLVELLDEEEMRAVVGHEVGHALSGHSVYRTILLFLTNLALKVAWIPLGNVAIMTIVTALREWFRKSELSADRAGLLVGQDVTASMRGLMKLAGGNHLHEMNVDAFLAQADEYEKGGDLRDSVLKILNMLPRTHPFTTVRAAELKKWSESRDYQRIMDGHYPRREEDKDASVTDSFRESAAHYADSVRTSKDPLFKLVGDIAGGAADMGGKLRDKFTGAGSGSAAGTGPAGKGGATEQG; from the coding sequence ATGACGGAGACGGGTTTCGAGAAGGCACCGGCGCGGGACCGCAGGCGGTTCCCCGGTATCTCTTCGCGGGCGTACGAGCATCCGGCGGACCGCTCGGCGCTGGTGGCGCTGCGCAAGCTGACCGGGTTCGACACCGTGTTCAAGGCCTTGAGCGGGCTGCTTCCGGAGCGCAGCCTGCGGCTGCTGTTCCTGTCGGACTCCGTGCGGGTGGGCGAGACGCAGTTCCCGCACCTGTACGCGATGCTGCGCGACGCCTGTTACATCCTGGACCTGGAGAAGGTCCCGCAGATGTATGTGCAGCAGGACCCGAAGCCCAATGCCATGTGCATCGGGCTGGACGAGCCGATCATCGTGGTGAGCACGAGCCTCGTCGAGCTGCTCGACGAGGAGGAGATGCGGGCGGTGGTGGGCCACGAGGTGGGCCACGCCCTCTCGGGGCACTCCGTGTACCGCACGATCCTGCTGTTCCTGACGAATCTGGCGCTGAAGGTCGCGTGGATCCCGCTGGGCAATGTGGCGATCATGACGATCGTGACCGCGCTGCGGGAGTGGTTCCGCAAGTCGGAGCTCTCGGCCGACCGGGCCGGCCTGCTGGTGGGGCAGGACGTGACGGCCTCGATGCGGGGGCTGATGAAGCTGGCGGGCGGCAACCACCTGCACGAGATGAACGTGGACGCCTTCCTGGCACAGGCCGACGAGTACGAGAAGGGCGGCGACCTCCGCGATTCCGTGCTGAAGATCCTCAACATGCTGCCGCGCACGCACCCCTTCACCACGGTCCGGGCGGCCGAGCTGAAGAAGTGGTCGGAGAGCCGGGACTACCAGCGGATCATGGACGGCCACTACCCGCGCCGTGAGGAGGACAAGGACGCCTCGGTCACCGACTCCTTCCGGGAGTCGGCCGCGCACTACGCCGACTCGGTGCGCACCAGCAAGGACCCGTTGTTCAAGCTGGTCGGCGACATCGCGGGGGGAGCGGCCGACATGGGCGGCAAGCTCCGCGACAAGTTCACGGGCGCCGGCAGCGGATCGGCCGCGGGCACCGGGCCGGCGGGCAAGGGCGGGGCTACGGAGCAGGGCTGA
- a CDS encoding SCO2583 family membrane protein, protein MAVPGDPPNGTPEGMGGGDEEFRSDEYRSVVFDEDFVRAARLQEYSAQERMGEHARAVRSRSIWSGGGSGPRTGTPGRGARQGMLLVLLIATAFSAAVYMGLRNPYVPPPGRPAQALSSTVVPLAPTTAVPGGRPADLYAKSPAADYRVGAAGIALPAVRRTQHFTDVQIVTALSIAKDYLVNSSLDPDVLAGAANRPVRVLLDPDQLAQFDRTMTSPAGDGRHAVTGWLVRFDPAAAVVADSRVRVSGTLAYAEVAPDVLEVITDHTFVYAVRPATGVPAAADGASLFTVRRELRLRFDRDDLGARRLELAAAYVMAGPQDCSNDPAGGFRPVPAGAGPTTVGPPASDPYATGEPRRAAGLCGVLAPSAAPGEIPVSPAP, encoded by the coding sequence ATGGCCGTTCCAGGAGATCCGCCCAACGGCACCCCCGAAGGCATGGGCGGGGGCGACGAGGAGTTCCGGTCGGACGAATACCGGTCGGTGGTGTTCGACGAGGACTTCGTCCGGGCTGCCCGGCTCCAGGAGTACTCGGCACAGGAACGCATGGGCGAACACGCCAGGGCCGTGCGCAGCCGCTCCATCTGGTCGGGCGGCGGCTCCGGCCCCCGCACCGGCACTCCCGGCCGGGGCGCCCGGCAGGGCATGCTGCTCGTGCTGCTCATCGCCACGGCCTTCTCGGCCGCCGTCTACATGGGGCTGCGCAACCCCTACGTCCCCCCGCCCGGACGGCCCGCCCAGGCACTCAGCAGCACCGTGGTCCCGCTCGCACCGACCACCGCCGTGCCCGGCGGGCGGCCCGCCGACCTGTACGCGAAGAGCCCCGCCGCCGACTACCGCGTCGGGGCGGCCGGGATCGCCCTGCCCGCCGTGCGCCGCACGCAGCACTTCACCGACGTCCAGATCGTCACCGCGCTGTCCATCGCCAAGGACTACCTGGTGAATTCCTCGCTGGACCCCGATGTCCTGGCGGGAGCCGCCAACCGGCCGGTGCGCGTCCTGCTCGACCCCGACCAGCTGGCGCAGTTCGACCGCACCATGACCTCGCCCGCCGGCGACGGCCGGCACGCGGTCACCGGCTGGCTGGTCCGCTTCGACCCGGCCGCCGCGGTCGTGGCCGACTCCCGGGTCCGGGTGAGCGGGACCCTCGCCTACGCGGAGGTCGCCCCGGACGTGCTGGAGGTGATCACCGACCACACCTTCGTGTACGCCGTGCGGCCGGCCACCGGAGTCCCGGCGGCGGCCGACGGCGCCTCGCTCTTCACCGTCCGGCGGGAGCTGCGGCTGCGCTTCGACCGGGACGACCTGGGTGCCCGGCGGCTGGAGCTGGCCGCGGCCTATGTGATGGCCGGGCCGCAGGACTGCTCCAACGACCCGGCCGGGGGCTTCCGTCCGGTGCCGGCCGGGGCCGGCCCGACCACCGTGGGCCCGCCCGCGAGCGACCCGTACGCCACGGGCGAGCCGCGGCGGGCGGCCGGGCTGTGCGGCGTACTGGCGCCCTCCGCGGCCCCGGGGGAGATCCCCGTCAGCCCTGCTCCGTAG
- a CDS encoding SCO2584 family spore wall biosynthesis protein, translated as MPDDVGGKPFPDDGEPDDDRGGADQDFASVVFDEAFVRNAEIHEPSAAERQRAADRARAEAEAARAVAGGWTADDDYDGYAYGYEGDEHGWDDRGPGYPDGTYGPYGAYGGSLRPYRGRSPWLRPVAWVLAFVMGLGMVALAFSAVYRSASGEADPAPAPASTPRREVTGVGAFTYPSVRQP; from the coding sequence GTGCCGGACGACGTGGGGGGCAAGCCGTTCCCGGACGACGGGGAGCCCGACGACGACCGCGGAGGCGCGGATCAGGACTTCGCCTCCGTGGTGTTCGACGAGGCCTTCGTCCGGAACGCCGAGATCCATGAACCGAGTGCCGCCGAGCGCCAGCGGGCGGCGGACCGGGCACGCGCGGAGGCGGAAGCCGCCCGCGCCGTGGCCGGCGGCTGGACGGCCGACGACGACTACGACGGATATGCCTACGGCTACGAGGGCGACGAGCACGGTTGGGACGACCGCGGTCCCGGCTACCCCGACGGCACGTACGGCCCGTACGGGGCCTACGGCGGCAGCCTGCGCCCGTACCGCGGCCGGTCGCCCTGGCTGCGCCCGGTCGCCTGGGTGCTCGCCTTCGTGATGGGCCTCGGCATGGTCGCGCTCGCCTTCAGCGCCGTTTACCGCAGCGCCTCGGGCGAGGCGGACCCCGCCCCGGCGCCCGCCAGCACCCCCAGGCGCGAAGTCACCGGCGTCGGCGCGTTTACGTACCCCTCCGTCCGCCAACCCTGA
- a CDS encoding glutamate-5-semialdehyde dehydrogenase: protein MTSLDAATATSPVIATAQAARTAAAAVAPLPRSAKDAALLAIADALEARTAEIIAANAVDTDKARAAGTSETVIDRLTLTPDRVAAIASDVRDVAALPDPVGEVVRGSTLPNGIDLRQIRVPLGVVGIIYEARPNVTVDAAALCLKSGNAVLLRGSSSAYASNTALVAVLRDAVTEAGLPADAIQLVPGESRDSVRELMRARGLVDVLIPRGGASLIKTVVEESTVPVIETGTGNCHVYVDAQADLDMAVDILVNSKAQRPSVCNSAETLLVHRDIADAFLPRALDALADAGVTVHGDARVLAAAEGGKVTALPATDEDWAAEYLSYDIAAGVVDSLDDAVAHIRRWTSGHTEAIVTTSQAAARRFTQLVDSTTVAVNASTRFTDGGQFGFGAEIGISTQKLHARGPMGLPELTSTKYIVTGDGHVR, encoded by the coding sequence ATGACCTCGCTCGATGCCGCCACCGCCACCTCGCCCGTCATCGCCACCGCGCAAGCGGCCCGCACCGCGGCCGCCGCCGTCGCGCCACTCCCGCGGTCCGCCAAGGACGCCGCCCTGCTGGCGATCGCGGACGCGCTGGAGGCCCGTACGGCCGAGATCATCGCCGCCAACGCCGTGGACACGGACAAGGCCCGCGCCGCCGGCACCAGCGAGACCGTCATCGACCGCCTCACCCTGACCCCGGACCGCGTCGCCGCCATCGCCTCCGACGTGCGTGACGTCGCCGCCCTCCCCGACCCCGTCGGCGAGGTCGTCCGCGGCTCCACCCTCCCCAACGGGATCGACCTGCGGCAGATCCGCGTCCCCCTCGGCGTCGTCGGGATCATCTACGAGGCCCGTCCCAACGTCACCGTCGACGCCGCCGCCCTCTGCCTCAAGTCCGGCAACGCGGTCCTCCTGCGCGGCAGCTCCTCCGCCTACGCCTCCAACACCGCGCTCGTCGCCGTCCTCCGCGACGCCGTCACCGAGGCCGGCCTCCCCGCCGACGCGATCCAGCTCGTCCCCGGCGAGTCCCGCGACTCCGTCCGCGAGCTGATGCGCGCCCGCGGCCTCGTCGACGTGCTCATCCCGCGCGGCGGCGCCTCCCTCATCAAGACCGTGGTCGAGGAGTCCACCGTCCCGGTCATCGAGACCGGTACCGGCAACTGCCACGTCTACGTCGACGCCCAGGCCGACCTGGACATGGCCGTGGACATCCTCGTCAACTCCAAGGCCCAGCGGCCCTCCGTCTGCAACTCCGCCGAGACCCTCCTCGTCCACCGGGACATCGCCGACGCCTTCCTGCCCCGCGCCCTCGACGCGCTCGCCGACGCCGGCGTCACCGTGCACGGCGACGCCCGGGTCCTGGCCGCGGCCGAAGGCGGCAAGGTCACCGCCCTGCCCGCCACCGACGAGGACTGGGCCGCCGAATACCTCTCCTACGACATCGCCGCGGGCGTCGTGGACTCCCTCGACGACGCCGTCGCCCACATCCGCCGCTGGACCTCCGGCCACACCGAGGCGATCGTCACCACCTCACAGGCCGCCGCGCGCCGCTTCACCCAGCTGGTCGACTCGACCACGGTCGCCGTGAATGCATCCACTCGGTTCACGGACGGTGGTCAGTTCGGATTCGGCGCCGAGATCGGCATCTCCACCCAGAAGCTGCACGCCCGGGGCCCGATGGGCCTTCCCGAGCTCACCTCCACGAAGTACATCGTCACCGGCGACGGTCACGTTCGGTAG
- the proB gene encoding glutamate 5-kinase, translating to MSAARQGVVDARRIVVKVGSSSLTTAAGGLDADRVDALVDVLAKVRSGGEKEIVLVSSGAIAAGLSPLGLRRRPKDLARQQAAASVGQGLLVARYTASFARYGLRVGQVLLTTDDTSRRAHYRNAYRTLDQLLAMGALPIVNENDTVATDEIRFGDNDRLAALVAHLVRADLLVLLSDVDGLYDGDPSQPGTTRIDEVRGPEDIAHVSIGSAGKAGVGTGGMVTKVEAARIAAAAGVPVVLTSASQAADALAGRGTGTLFHATGRRSADRLLWLQHASTPQGHLVLDDGAVRAVTERGSSLLPAGIAAVEGDFVAGDPVELRAADGRAVARGLVNFDAKELPQLLGRSTRELARELGPAYEREVVHRDDLVLLQG from the coding sequence GTGTCAGCGGCTAGGCAAGGTGTCGTGGACGCCCGCAGGATCGTGGTCAAGGTCGGTTCCTCCTCCCTGACCACCGCGGCCGGCGGCCTCGACGCCGACCGGGTGGACGCGCTGGTCGACGTCCTGGCCAAGGTCCGCAGCGGTGGCGAGAAGGAGATCGTCCTCGTCTCCAGCGGAGCCATCGCCGCCGGACTCTCCCCGCTCGGCCTGCGCCGCCGCCCCAAGGACCTGGCCCGCCAGCAGGCGGCCGCCAGCGTCGGCCAGGGACTGCTCGTCGCCCGCTACACCGCCTCCTTCGCGCGCTACGGCCTCCGCGTGGGCCAGGTGCTGCTCACCACCGACGACACCAGCCGCCGCGCCCACTACCGCAACGCGTACCGCACCCTCGACCAGCTGCTCGCCATGGGCGCCCTCCCGATCGTCAACGAGAACGACACCGTCGCCACGGACGAGATCCGCTTCGGCGACAACGACCGGCTGGCCGCCCTCGTCGCCCACCTCGTCCGCGCGGACCTCCTCGTCCTCCTCTCCGACGTGGACGGCCTCTACGACGGCGACCCGTCCCAGCCCGGCACCACCCGCATCGACGAGGTCCGCGGGCCCGAGGACATCGCGCACGTCTCGATCGGCAGCGCCGGCAAGGCGGGCGTGGGCACCGGCGGCATGGTCACCAAGGTCGAGGCGGCCCGGATCGCGGCCGCCGCCGGGGTCCCGGTGGTGCTGACCTCCGCGAGCCAGGCCGCCGACGCCCTTGCCGGGCGGGGGACCGGCACGCTCTTCCACGCCACCGGGCGCCGCTCGGCGGACCGGCTGCTCTGGCTCCAGCACGCCTCGACCCCGCAGGGCCACCTGGTCCTGGACGACGGCGCCGTGCGCGCCGTCACCGAACGCGGCAGCTCGCTCCTCCCGGCCGGCATCGCCGCGGTCGAGGGCGACTTCGTCGCGGGCGACCCCGTGGAACTGCGCGCGGCCGACGGCCGCGCGGTGGCCAGGGGCCTGGTCAACTTCGACGCCAAGGAGCTCCCGCAGCTCCTCGGCCGCTCCACTCGCGAGCTCGCACGGGAACTCGGACCCGCGTACGAGCGGGAGGTCGTACACCGTGACGATCTGGTCCTGCTGCAGGGCTGA
- a CDS encoding GtrA family protein gives MSRRDQLGQIFRFALVGGVNTGTFFGIYLLLHPWMPYFAAYSLAFVLAMVGSFFMNTYFTYRTRPTWKKFLLFPLTNVTNYVIQSAGLYALVTWAGMDTRIAPLVAAIVAIPFTFLLSRKILVPGAARAPEPEHAHDGPSRV, from the coding sequence ATGAGCCGCAGGGACCAGCTCGGCCAGATCTTCCGCTTCGCCCTCGTCGGCGGGGTCAACACCGGCACCTTCTTCGGCATCTACCTCCTGCTGCACCCGTGGATGCCGTACTTCGCCGCCTACTCCCTCGCCTTCGTACTGGCGATGGTCGGCTCGTTCTTCATGAACACCTACTTCACCTACCGGACCCGGCCGACCTGGAAGAAGTTCCTCCTCTTCCCGCTGACGAACGTCACCAACTACGTGATCCAGTCGGCCGGCCTCTACGCCCTGGTGACCTGGGCCGGGATGGACACCCGGATCGCCCCGCTGGTCGCGGCGATCGTGGCCATCCCGTTCACCTTCCTCCTCTCCCGCAAGATCCTCGTCCCGGGCGCCGCGCGGGCCCCCGAGCCCGAGCACGCGCACGACGGCCCGTCCAGGGTCTGA
- a CDS encoding glycosyltransferase family 2 protein — MTKLSVVVPCYNEEAVIDSFDAEVRKVLDTLPVDYEICYIDDGSRDGTLGKLRKIAADHGDQTRYVSFSRNFGKEAGMLAGLREATGDAVVIMDADLQHPPELIARMLELYRQGHDQIIARRTREGDKKLRSALSRLYYRGVNRWVDVELTDGVGDFRMLSRPAVDALLSLPEYNRFSKGLFSWIGFDTVHFDYRNAQREAGETKWKFGSLLNYGMDGLISFNNRPLRIGIWFGVSLVALTGLYALWITIMAITNGVESPGYVTLVAIITGLGGVQLIMLGLIGEYIGRIYYETKRRPHFLVKESHGTEQPPRDGRTRPGAEPAVVERSAR, encoded by the coding sequence ATGACGAAGCTGTCCGTAGTTGTCCCTTGCTACAACGAAGAGGCCGTCATCGACAGCTTCGACGCGGAGGTCCGCAAGGTCCTGGACACCCTCCCCGTCGACTATGAGATCTGCTACATCGACGACGGCAGTCGCGACGGGACCCTCGGCAAACTGCGGAAGATCGCCGCGGACCACGGCGACCAGACGCGCTACGTCTCCTTCAGCCGCAACTTCGGCAAGGAGGCGGGCATGCTCGCCGGCCTGCGCGAGGCCACCGGCGACGCCGTCGTGATCATGGACGCCGACCTCCAGCACCCGCCGGAGCTCATCGCACGCATGCTGGAGCTCTACCGGCAGGGCCACGACCAGATCATCGCCCGCCGCACGCGCGAGGGCGACAAGAAGCTCCGCTCCGCCCTCAGCCGCCTCTACTACCGGGGCGTCAACCGCTGGGTCGACGTGGAGCTCACCGACGGCGTCGGAGACTTCCGCATGCTGTCGCGCCCGGCCGTGGACGCCCTGCTGTCGCTGCCGGAGTACAACCGCTTCTCCAAGGGCCTCTTCTCCTGGATCGGCTTCGACACCGTCCACTTCGACTACCGCAACGCGCAGCGCGAGGCCGGCGAGACGAAGTGGAAGTTCGGCTCCCTGCTGAACTACGGCATGGACGGCCTGATCTCCTTCAACAACCGGCCGCTGCGCATCGGGATCTGGTTCGGCGTGTCGCTGGTCGCCCTGACCGGCCTGTACGCGCTGTGGATCACGATCATGGCGATCACCAACGGCGTCGAGTCCCCGGGATACGTCACCCTCGTGGCGATCATCACCGGCCTGGGCGGCGTCCAGCTGATCATGCTCGGCCTCATCGGCGAGTACATCGGCCGCATCTACTACGAGACCAAGCGCCGGCCGCACTTCCTGGTGAAGGAGTCGCACGGCACGGAGCAGCCCCCGCGCGACGGCCGGACCAGGCCGGGGGCGGAGCCCGCCGTTGTGGAGCGCAGCGCCCGATGA